The following proteins are encoded in a genomic region of Drosophila bipectinata strain 14024-0381.07 chromosome XL, DbipHiC1v2, whole genome shotgun sequence:
- the LOC108121154 gene encoding kinesin-like protein KIF23, with the protein MPVKDSKSITKMPTKQERSKSLAPAPRKQTFRRSISEAPSHSQLLEPLDQRRIHQQLLRVYLRIKPLGEELGGTEQPRAWLEQVPPSTVRVDRSALPSAPARTPQTPGSSHCPASRSTADLANAGASPGTGTTATGLPGQMEFRFRSVLSECATQLLVFRTVGEAALRQLYTGGSGLILVTGAGGSGKTHTLLGPHPRDTIEGGLLYRCINAVFRSAGCEFVDRCQILANDSGTGFRMASDKKAPVAATHKERAAADKHRTDCLWQTGGVKLLTHRRKHACFLGALMVHEGSFYDLLGEQPAAADETRPAAVILREDGRGRSYAVRGSRLEIRSVEEAEGLIKMALNRKNLWTGSGRSHLLVNVYLAFVEVPAKGTSIDCGQLTLVEVLAPETEVQKTRRPCDALKTVYTLKQCLSTLQFNQLAVLKGRNQRKRPPHRESSLTQFLGHFFDVSQPANVVCLATVSLDPKQAMENVRALSFAEETINLSCPSLKDEQPINSFLEESIEPFGVSGQVVPTFLDRNIRPDYKAIRTVRVIDIPPFDNVQSFISQLRAKLRRRRNFVQLSKDLAKKLQKQLPGREEIFGLQKTAIKEVEQRIKEMEPLIARLEELKTLVSYRQLSSQCQEVEKRAQVSENMMNARNQQLEHHMALKDRNEDLELSGDGSRRTQKEKRSPVWHYY; encoded by the coding sequence ATGCCAGTTAAAGATTCCAAGTCCATCACCAAGATGCCGACCAAGCAAGAGCGTTCCAAGAGCCTGGCTCCCGCACCGAGGAAGCAGACCTTCCGGCGCAGCATCTCGGAGGCGCCATCCCACTCCCAGCTGCTGGAGCCCCTGGACCAGCGTCGCATCCACCAGCAGCTACTTCGAGTCTATCTCCGGATCAAGCCACTCGGCGAGGAGCTAGGTGGCACGGAGCAACCACGTGCCTGGCTGGAGCAGGTCCCGCCCAGTACAGTGCGAGTGGATCGCTCGGCTCTGCCCTCGGCGCCGGCCCGGACCCCCCAGACACCAGGATCGTCACATTGCCCGGCCAGCCGGAGTACTGCCGACCTCGCCAACGCCGGAGCCAGCCCCGGAACCGGAACGACCGCCACTGGCTTGCCAGGTCAGATGGAGTTCCGGTTCCGGAGCGTCCTTTCGGAATGTGCTACGCAGTTGCTGGTGTTCCGGACCGTTGGCGAGGCGGCTCTTCGGCAACTCTACACAGGCGGCAGTGGCCTCATCCTGGTGACCGGCGCCGGGGGCAGCGGCAAGACACACACCCTCCTCGGCCCCCATCCCCGGGACACCATTGAGGGCGGGCTCCTCTACCGGTGCATCAACGCCGTCTTCCGCAGTGCCGGCTGCGAGTTCGTGGATCGGTGCCAGATCCTAGCGAACGACTCGGGGACAGGATTCCGGATGGCCTCCGACAAGAAGGCCCCGGTGGCAGCCACCCACAAGGAGCGCGCCGCCGCTGACAAACACCGAACGGACTGCCTGTGGCAGACTGGTGGCGTCAAGCTGCTGACCCATCGGCGGAAGCACGCCTGCTTCCTGGGCGCCCTGATGGTGCACGAGGGCAGCTTCTACGACCTGCTCGGCGAGCAGCCCGCCGCCGCCGACGAGACTCGTCCGGCAGCCGTTATCCTGCGGGAGGACGGGCGCGGCCGGAGCTATGCCGTGAGGGGCAGTCGCCTGGAGATCCGCAGCGTCGAGGAGGCGGAAGGCCTCATCAAGATGGCTCTGAATCGCAAGAACCTCTGGACCGGATCGGGCAGGAGTCACCTCCTCGTCAACGTCTACCTGGCCTTTGTGGAGGTCCCAGCCAAGGGCACCAGCATCGACTGCGGCCAGCTGACCCTGGTGGAGGTCCTGGCCCCCGAAACCGAAGTCCAGAAAACGAGGAGACCCTGCGACGCCCTCAAAACGGTCTACACTCTGAAGCAGTGCCTGTCCACGTTGCAGTTCAACCAGCTGGCCGTCCTGAAGGGCAGGAACCAGAGGAAGCGTCCACCGCACCGCGAGTCCAGCCTGACCCAGTTCCTGGGCCACTTCTTCGACGTCAGCCAGCCGGCGAATGTGGTGTGTCTGGCGACCGTGAGTCTGGACCCCAAGCAGGCGATGGAGAACGTCAGGGCCCTGAGCTTCGCCGAGGAGACCATAAACCTGTCCTGTCCCTCCCTCAAAGACGAGCAACCTATCAACAGCTTTCTGGAGGAGAGTATCGAGCCGTTCGGCGTTTCCGGGCAGGTCGTTCCCACATTCCTGGACAGGAACATCCGACCCGACTACAAGGCGATCCGGACAGTCAGGGTGATCGACATACCGCCGTTCGACAATGTCCAGAGCTTCATTTCCCAGCTGAGAGCCAAGCTGAGGCGTCGTCGCAACTTTGTCCAGCTCTCCAAGGATCTGGCCAAGAAGCTGCAGAAACAGCTGCCGGGCCGGGAAGAGATCTTCGGCTTGCAGAAGACGGCCATCAAGGAGGTGGAGCAACGCATCAAGGAGATGGAGCCTCTGATAGCTCGGCTGGAGGAGCTGAAGACTCTTGTTTCGTACCGACAGCTGTCCTCGCAGTGCCAGGAGGTGGAGAAGCGCGCCCAGGTCAGCGAGAACATGATGAATGCCAGGAACCAGCAACTGGAGCACCACATGGCCCTCAAGGATCGCAACGAAGACCTGGAGCTGTCCGGTGATGGTAGCAGACGTACCCAGAAGGAGAAACGCTCGCCAGTGTGGCACTATTACTAG